The following proteins are encoded in a genomic region of Oncorhynchus masou masou isolate Uvic2021 chromosome 32, UVic_Omas_1.1, whole genome shotgun sequence:
- the cfap99 gene encoding cilia- and flagella-associated protein 99: protein MAQGYATLIKEATLLLDKFNADKQCVEEFTEDASKAIENLDALDKKFILDIVSGCIEQKKLLDVVINVFYAQSGKCLLKADRNQLAIICYFSMFLIDDLGLECFSKIVNSLDIKKMHKFLSFFFNITNLSTWIQGEWSQIYDAAYVERNWIAPLLRWRPEIDILMAQLASRMSRGSQFKKSTKKNTEPHEFSLTKPKARPLPAPEPIPLQEKHQLVPTSTYRVPKEKQVMEEVKQRNRQKAEQVLYEANTQQFKCANPQKSERTKSVMSQIVRSHDAQLKFDSLHTSGTPATHKLNNLPIRLNTTAILREGALYNRQVEEELRRMEQLVEGAGEPSSFLQWQKEMRERDLQEELAQVERRRLEGRISYEEAALAHTRIMERNQKTALLKKEETAKLMQRYANKRLQEEKEMRDLVQQVADGHKNSKAAKVKLQEFKQRIVKEVSEQSGELLRQALEEAQAELSRKFEIICQIRAIESVPLIRHKFVDETETAGHDLLGEMSLAELRERLAMLRDAEHREHQDRRGRILEDKKSREQLLLEQLDTIALHRTALGQAAARRQEEKRARRELQQGVAEDERVVALQRRLEERQQERQRLKQGEKTKAKISEQSATHALKSWNHRKQKLEEQHWADLEQRLERQVQQEAPNTLSQKKNTQGLDISL, encoded by the exons ATGGCACAAGGCTATGCAACACTTATCAAGGAAGCCACTCTGCTCCTGGACAAGTTCAATGCAGACAAACAGTGTGTGGAGGAATTTACAGAGGATGCTTCAAAGGCCATCGAG AACCTGGATGCCTTGGATAAGAAGTTTATACTGGATATCGTTTCTGGATGCATTGAGCAAAAAAAGTTATTGGATGTTGTCATCAACGTCTTTTATGCTCAGAGTGGGAAATGCTTACTGAAGGCTGATCGTAACCAGTTAGCCA TAATATGTTACTTCAGCATGTTCCTCATTGATGACCTTGGACTGGAGTGCTTCAGCAAGATTGTCAACTCTTTGGACATAAAAAAGATGCACAAA TTCCTGAGTTTCTTCTTCAACATCACAAACCTCAGTACCTGGATCCAGGGGGAGTGGAGTCAGATCTATGATGCTGCCTATGTGGAGAGGAACTGGATTGCCCCGCTGCTAAG GTGGCGCCCTGAGATTGATATTCTGATGGCTCAGCTTGCATCCAGAATGTCTAGAGGGAGTCAGTTTAAAAAATCCACCAAGAAGAACACTGAGCCCCACGAATTTTCACTTACCAAACCCAAAGCTCGCCCCCTCCCTGCACCTGAGCCCATCCCCCTGCAAGAGAAACACCAGCTG GTACCAACCAGCACCTACAGAGTTCCAAAAGAGAAGCAGGTCATGGAGGAGGTCAAACAGAGGAACCGTCAGAAGGCAGAG CAAGTTCTGTATGAGGCCAACACTCAACAGTTCAAGTGTGCAAACCCACAAAAGTCTGAGCGCACCAAG AGTGTCATGTCCCAGATTGTACGAAGCCATGATGCCCAGCTCAAGTTTGATTCACTCCACACCTCTGGAACCCCAGCCACCCATAAG CTTAACAACCTGCCCATCAGGCTCAACACCACGGCCATCCTGCGGGAGGGGGCTCTGTATAACCGTCAGGTGGAGGAGGAACTACGCAG GATGGAGCAACTTGTGGAGGGGGCGGGCGAGCCCTCCTCGTTCCTGCAGTGGCAGAAGGAGATGCGGGAGCGTGATCTCCAGGAAGAGCTGGCCCAGGTGGAGCGTCGCCGTCTGGAGGGTCGCATCAGCTACGAGGAGGCTGCTCTCGCCCACACCCGCATCATGGAGCGCAACCAGAAGACTGCACTGCTAAAGAAGGAagag ACTGCCAAGCTGATGCAAAGATACGCAAACAAGCGGTTgcaggaggagaaagagatgagagaccTGGTGCAACAGGTGGCAGATGGACACAAAAACTCAAAAGCAGCTAAAGTGAAGTTGCAGGAGTTCAAACAGCGAATAG TAAAGGAAGTGTCGGAGCAGAGTGGGGAACTCCTTCGTCAGGCCCTGGAGGAAGCACAGGCAGAGCTGAGCAGGAAGTTTGAGATTATCTGTCAGATCCGGGCCATTGAGTCTGTCCCCCTCATCAGGCACAAGTTTGTGGATGAAACAGAG ACAGCAGGACATGACCTGCTTGGGGAGATGTCCCTGGCTGAGCTGCGGGAGCGTCTGGCCATGCTGAGGGATGCAGAGCATAGAGAGCATCAGGACAGGAGGGGGCGCATTCTGGAGGACAAGAAAAGCAGGGAGCAGCTTTTGCTGGAGCAGCTGGACACCATCGCCCTCCACAGGACAGCCCTGGGACAGGCTGCTGCACGCAG gcaggaggagaagagagcaaGGCGGGAGCTGCAGCAGGGAGTAGCCGAGGACGAGAGGGTGGTGGCTTTGCAGAGAAGGCTGGAGGAGAGGCAGCAGGAGCGCCAGAGGCTGAAGCAGGGAGAGAAAACCAAAGCCAAGATTAGTGAGCAATCTGCCACTCATGCCCTCAAGAGCTGGAATCACAGGAAG caaAAACTGGAGGAACAACACTGGGCAGATTTGGAGCAAAGATTGGAGCGTCAGGTCCAGCAGGAAGCTCCTAACACTCTCTCCCAGAAGAAAAATACTCAAGGTCTAGACATCAGCCTCTGA